GCACCGAGGCTCGCCCGTCGAGCGCGCAGGGCGGGTGGTGGCACGCACACTCCGGGCCATTCCCGATCCGTACACGCAGCTCCTCGGTCAGCTCGGCGACCTGCGCAGCGCGGGCATCCGGGACCTCGGCGACGCCGATCTGCGCCACGAGGACCGCGTGCGAGAGGCAGGGCTGATGCTTCGCGATCCCGCGCACCCGGTACCTCTGCTCGCGAGCGTGGAGCACTTCCTCATCGCGGGCTCGCTCTCGGCGGATCCGCGGCTGGCCATGCTCTTCGGCGACGCGCTCGTGCCCGTGCCCAGCGCCACCGGCGACGGCTGCTTCCACGCCAACCAGCCGCTCCCGCCCTCGCACGTGCACCTCATCCGAGGCGTGGCGCACCCCAGGCTGGCGCACCATCCCGAGGTCTACGCGCAGCTGCGCCGCTGGCTGGAGGCGCCGTGAGCGACATGAAGCGCTGGCGCGGCTTGAAGGATCTCGTCCGCGACGCGGTGGTGGAAGGTTCGGCTGCCATCGAGCGGTTACAAACCGAGACCGCGGCGCGGCCGTTCGCCATCTTCGAGCGCGTTCCGGGCGTGGCCAAGCCGGCGCACGTGGTTCACGTGGTCCATGACGCGGCCGTGGCGGGCACGCACGTCTCGATTCGCGCGGTCACCCGCGTGGTGTCCAGGGGCCTGGACGTGGCGCTCGACGCCCTCGAGCGCGAGTGAGCGCCCACCTGGACGCTGGCTATTTCAGACCCGTTGTGAAACCACGCGGGTTCCATTTGGAGAAGTCTTGAGCCTCCCTTCTGCTTCGCCTGCGTCACCGACGTTCCAATCCCTCGGCCTCTCGTCCGACTCCTTGCGCGCCCTCGAGCGCGCGGGCTTCACCCAGCCCACGCCCATCCAGGCGCGCGCCATCCCGCCGGCCCTCGAGGGCCGCGACGTCATCGGCTGCGCCGCCACCGGCACGGGCAAGACCGCCGCGTTCGTCTTGCCGCTCCTGGAGAAGCTCATCCCCAAGCCCTCGGCCCGCGCGCTCGTGCTCGCGCCCACGCGTGAGCTGGCGCTGCAGATCACCGAGCAGGTGGAGCGCTTCGGCAGCACCCGCGGCATCACCTGCGCCACGTTCATCGGCGGCGTGGGCATGCACGGCCAGGTCCAGAGCGCGAAGCACGCGCGGGTGCTCATCGCCACGCCGGGGCGGCTCATCGATCACCTGCAGCAAGGAACGGTGCGGCTCGACGCGGTGGAGCACCTGGTGCTCGACGAGGCCGACCGCATGCTGGACATGGGCTTCAAGCCGCAGCTGACCAAGATCCTCGCCCGGGTGCCGCGCGCGCGGCAGACGATGCTCTTCTCCGCGACCATGGCCGGTGAGGTGGCGGAGTTCGCCCGCGGCAACCTGCGCAATCCGGTTCGCGTGGAGGTCACGCCGAGCGGCACCACGGCCGCCCGCGCCGACCAGCGCGTGTTCCTCGTGCCCCAGCAGGAGAAGACAGCCACGCTGCTGGCGCTGCTCACCGACGACGAGGCTTCGACGCTGGTGTTCACGCGCACCAAGCACCGCGCGGATCGCGTGGCGCGGCAGCTCGAGCGCGCGGGTCACGCGGTGGCGCGCATCCACGGCGATCGCTCCCAGAGCCAGCGCGAGAACGCGCTCGATGGCTTTCGCAACTACAAGTACCGGGTGCTGGTGGCCACGGACATCGCCGCGCGCGGCATCGACGTCGCCGACATCGGCCACGTGGTGAACTACGACCTGCCCAACGTGCCGGAGGACTACGTGCACCGCGTGGGCCGCACCGCGCGCGCCTCGGCGACCGGCCGCGCCTCGAGCTTCGCGTCGCCCGAGGAGCTGCCGCTGCTGCGCGACATCGAGCGGCTGGTGCGCACGCCCATCGCGCGCGGGACCGTGCCGCGCGAGTCGCCGGTGTTCCAGGCCGAGCTCCAGAAGGCGGAGCAGAACGCGCAGAACCACGCGCAGCACAAGCCGCAGCACGGCGGTGCGCGTCCGCATCAGCCCAGTCGGCCCAAGCACGGTCACGGCGGGCGACGACGCGGACGCCCGGGTGGGAGCGGGAAGTCGCACGCGAGCCACGCTGCGGCGGGCGACCACGGCGGCCAATCGCGGAAGCCGGTTTCGCTCTTTCGCGGCGGGCCGAAGCGCCGCTGAGCGTCAGGCCGGCGCGAGCGCGTCGAGCTGACGCTGCAGGAAACGGCGCTCGGCTGCGTTCTCGGTCGTGTCGATCGCCGCGTGGTATTCGCGCGCTGCGTCTCGGAGCCGCCCAGCGCGCCGGTAGAGGTCGGCGCGCGCGGCGTGGAAGACGTGGTAGCCGTCCAGCGCGAGCGGCTCGAGCAGCGCGAGCGCGGCCTCGGGCCCATCGAGCTCGGCCACGGCCACCGCGCGGTTGAGCGCGACGATCGGGCTCCGCGTGAGCGCCAGCAGGTGATCGTAGAGCTGGACGATCTGTCGCCAATCCGTGTCGCGCGCGCGGGCAGCGTCGCTGTGCACGGCCTGGATGGCGGCCTGGAGCTGGTACGGCCCCGGTCGGTTCAGCGCCAGGCAGCGCCGCACCAGCGCGTGGCCCTCGTCGATGAGTGCGCGGTTCCAGCGCGCGCGATCCTGCTCGGCCAGGAGCACGAGCTCGCCGCTCTCGTTCGTGCGCACAGCGCTCCGAGACGACGCGAGCAGCAAGAGCGCCAGCAGGCCCAGCACCTCGGGCTCGTCGGGAAGCAGCTCCGCCAACAGCCGCGCCAGGCGCAGCGCCTCGTCGCAGAGCTCCTCGCGCACGAGCGCGTCGCCTGAGGTCGCGGCGTAGCCCTCGTTGAAGATGAGGTACACGACGTGAAGCACGGCCCCCACTCGCTCGGGCAGCTCGTCGGAGTCGGGAATTCGAAACGGAATCGCCGCGTCGCGAATCTTCGCCTTCGCGCGCACGAGTCGCTGCGCGAGCGTGGGCTCGGGCACCAAGAATGCGCGCGCGATCTCGGGCGTGGTCAGCCCGCCGAGCAGCCGCAGCGTGAGCGCCACCTGCGCGTGCACGGCGAGGGAAGGGTGGCAGCAGGTGAAGACCAGCCGCAGGAGATCGTCGCGCATGGGGCCAACCTCCTCGTCGATCGATTCGGTCTGCGACTCGAGCTGCCCGGCCTGCGTGTGACGGTCTTCGCGCGAGGCTTCGCGACGCACGCGATCGATGGCGCGGTTGCGCGCGGTGGTGATGATCCAGCCGGCGGGGCTCGGCGGCATTCCGCTCGCGGGCCAGCGCGCCGACGCCTCCAGAAACGCTTCCTGCACCGCCTCCTCGGCGAGTTCGAGGTCACCGAAGGCGCGCACCAGCACCGTCACCGCGCGCGCGTACTCGGCGCGGAACACGCGTTCGACGTCACGCGCGGTGACCGGTGGTGCATCCGGCATCAGTGATCGCCGTGGCTCTGGAACGGCCTCACCTCGATGGGCAGGCCGATGGCGCGGGTGAGCTTCTTGGCCCAGACGAGCGCCGCGTCGAGGTCGAGCGCCTGGATGATGGAGAGCCCGCCGAGGTGCTCCTTGCCCTCCACGTACGGGCCGTCGGTCATTGTGACGTCGCCGTCCTTGAGGCGGAGCACCGTGGCCGTCTCGGGCTGGTGAAGGCCGTCGGAGAAGACCCACACGCCGGCCTTCTTCATCTCGGCGTTCACGGTGCCCACCTCGCGCATGATCTTCTCGAGGTCGACCGAGGGCGGGGGCGGGCCGTCGGGCTGGTAGATGCTGAGCAGGTATCGCTTCACGGGGACTCTCCTGTTGGCGCGCCAGCGGCATGCCGACTCGCACCCTCTATACGAACGGGCCTCGCCGAAATCGACATGCCTACAAGATCAGTCGCGGGCCAGCGCCGAGAGCGCGACCTCGATGCGCGAGAACGTCGTCGACGACGTGGCGACCGAAATGGCATCGAAGATCGCACGGTCGTCGACGAGCCCGACACGCCTGAGGTTGGCGATGGTCGTGCTGCCCAGCGCCCACGGCGCGAGCGTGACCTCGTTCGCCAGGATCACGAGCGCTTGCTCGAGCGGCCCATTTGGCGTTGCGGCTTCGAAGCGCTTCACGCCCGCAGCATCGCCGAGCCGCTCCGCAACGGCCCGGGCGATCACCGCGCGCTGGTGGATGCTCAGCGGCGCCTCGCGCTCCAGCGCGTGCGCGCGCCAGGCCGCGAGCGCCTGCGATGCGCCCGGACGCAGCACCAGATCGATCGTCCGCGGCGCGTTCGGATCCGGCCAGAGCCCGGGTTGCGGCGCGAGGTAGGGCGGCGTGGCCGGCTCGGCGTGCACGGGCGCGATGGCGACGTTGTAGTCGAGCTCGATTCCCACCGCGTCCGCGACGCGATTCAGGTGGCCGAAGTACGCCGAGAGCAGGACCACGTGGAGGATGCTCGCGTCGTCGAGCCCGGCTTCGTTGGCCAGCGTGTGGTCGCGCCGCGAGAGCGCCCAGGGCATCTCGGTCACCCGCGCGACGAGCCGCACGATTGCGCGGTGAACGGGATCCGCGGCGCGGTCCGCCAGCGCACGCGGATCGGCGATCACCGCTCGGGCGAGGGAGTCATCGTTGAGTGAGACACGCAGAAACTCTGCGTGAGCGCCCATTCAATACAAACATTGGTTCAATCGCGACGTGGTCGCGTTGACCAGCTCCCGCTGCGGCCAGGTGAGCGGCCCCTGTCCGTTGAGCAGCGCCGAGAAACCAAACACCAACGGCATCAGCGCGGGATCCAGGCTGTGCGCTTGAATGATGCCAGGCGCGCCACCGTGCGGCGGACGGTACGCGGGAGGCAGCGGCCGCTCCCGCATCCGGTCGTAGACCTGGCGGAGCGCGCCGGTCGAGTCCGCGTAGTTGACGATGGCGAGGTGCGGCATCTCTCGAGCATGGCGCATTTTCGCGGCCCGGGCACGAACCCTTGCTGGGTGCCTTGACTCTGTGAGTCACCTGCTCGAGCGCGCGGTGGGGCTCGCAGTTCCCGCTCTTCGAGACGGATGCATAAGGCCTGGTGCTCGTCGACCACGGGCATGGGCAGAGGACGTGCGCGAGCCCAAGCGGATCAATGCGCTCTTTGGCCCGGCGTCGCCATCGACGGCAGCCTCGCATGACCCCGTCGAGTTCCACCGCCTTGCCGGCCGCCCGCCCGACCGCCCGGCTTGAGCGCCGTCAACGCCTGGGTGCTGACTCGCTCACCAGACTGGTTTATGTCGGGCGGTCATGAACCGTCGCGAATTCGAATCCACGATTCACACCGAGCTCTCGGGCCAGACCACCTACGGCGACTACCTTCGCCTCGACCAGGTGCTCGCTG
Above is a genomic segment from Deltaproteobacteria bacterium containing:
- a CDS encoding DEAD/DEAH box helicase, with the protein product MTRPWRARTSRFARSPAWCPGAWTWRSTPSSASERPPGRWLFQTRCETTRVPFGEVLSLPSASPASPTFQSLGLSSDSLRALERAGFTQPTPIQARAIPPALEGRDVIGCAATGTGKTAAFVLPLLEKLIPKPSARALVLAPTRELALQITEQVERFGSTRGITCATFIGGVGMHGQVQSAKHARVLIATPGRLIDHLQQGTVRLDAVEHLVLDEADRMLDMGFKPQLTKILARVPRARQTMLFSATMAGEVAEFARGNLRNPVRVEVTPSGTTAARADQRVFLVPQQEKTATLLALLTDDEASTLVFTRTKHRADRVARQLERAGHAVARIHGDRSQSQRENALDGFRNYKYRVLVATDIAARGIDVADIGHVVNYDLPNVPEDYVHRVGRTARASATGRASSFASPEELPLLRDIERLVRTPIARGTVPRESPVFQAELQKAEQNAQNHAQHKPQHGGARPHQPSRPKHGHGGRRRGRPGGSGKSHASHAAAGDHGGQSRKPVSLFRGGPKRR
- a CDS encoding sigma-70 family RNA polymerase sigma factor, which encodes MPDAPPVTARDVERVFRAEYARAVTVLVRAFGDLELAEEAVQEAFLEASARWPASGMPPSPAGWIITTARNRAIDRVRREASREDRHTQAGQLESQTESIDEEVGPMRDDLLRLVFTCCHPSLAVHAQVALTLRLLGGLTTPEIARAFLVPEPTLAQRLVRAKAKIRDAAIPFRIPDSDELPERVGAVLHVVYLIFNEGYAATSGDALVREELCDEALRLARLLAELLPDEPEVLGLLALLLLASSRSAVRTNESGELVLLAEQDRARWNRALIDEGHALVRRCLALNRPGPYQLQAAIQAVHSDAARARDTDWRQIVQLYDHLLALTRSPIVALNRAVAVAELDGPEAALALLEPLALDGYHVFHAARADLYRRAGRLRDAAREYHAAIDTTENAAERRFLQRQLDALAPA